The genomic interval CATGATGTTCTTCGTCTGCGCCCAGATCGGCGAGATCACCGCAGTGGGCTACATCGGCCAGGCGGCCTGGGGGGTCAGCAACGTGACCGCTGGGACCGTCATGGTGGTCATCGTGGTGGTACTGACGGTCCTCGGCGGCCTTATGGGGGTGGCTGTCACCGACATGATTATGTTCTTCTGCATGGTGTTCGGGGTAACTATGGTCTTCCCCGGCCTGTTCACCGAGATAGGAGGATGGGAGGGACTCAGACAGGCTCTGGGAGAAAACGTCAAACTAGTGGATCCTACAGGTGGAATGGGATTCTGGAAAGCGGTCATGCTGGTCATATTCTGCTTCAGCCCCTACGCGGACCCCACTTTCTATCAGCGTTTTTCCGCGTCAAACTCGCCTAAAGTCGGTAGAAGGGCTTTGCTTACCTGTTTTTGCATATGGATAGCCTTCGACATAGTCATCTGCACCACAGGAGTCATAGTCAAGGCTCTCCATCCAACAGCCCAACCGGAGGTAGCCTACGTTCAGGTGGTTTTGGAAAATCTCCCTATCGGCATAAGAGCTCTTTTCATAGTGGGACTTGTGGGAGCGATTATATCCACCTTGGACAGCTACTATCTGGTCGGAGGAACCACATTGGCGAACGATATTTACGCCAGGTATAAGGGTATAGGAACCCTGCCCCAAAAGACCATCGTCAACTACACCAGAGCTGCCGTCGTCATGTTGGGGGTTATCGGCCTGTCCCTGGCCTTCAAGTTTACCCTGGTCTACGACGCATTTTTGTTCGTCGGAAGCATATGGATGTCTGCCGCATTCGTCCCCATAGTCGGAGGACTTGTAGGCAAAGGACGAAAAACCGAACTTGGAGGGCTGATGAGCATGCTGGTCGGAGGAGCTATCTTCGGAATATTGAAGGTTTTTCCGGACATAACAGTGATAGAGCCATTAGTTCTTTCTCTGCCAGCGTCCTTCATCGCATGGCAGATAGGAAACCGCTTCGGAGTGGACAGAAGCGATCTTTCGGCCCGATAGAGAGGGAGGTTTTGATATGAGCGATTACGTCAAAAAGGAAAACAAGGATCTGGAGATTAGCTGGATCGGGATAGACGGTTTTCTCATAATCCTGTATCTGTCCATAGTGGGAATAATCTTCTACGCCCTCAAGACGTCCAACGACTTCATAGTCGGCAAGTTCATACCCTACGCCGTAATGGCGGCGGTGACGGTGATATTTTTGACCTACCTGGTCAACGTGTTCACGTTTATGAAAAATCACCACGAGGAGTCGAACCGTTAGCCATGGATTCGGTAGCGATCCGCTCCTTTCCCACAGTCCTTTCTAGGGAAGACGCCATGGCACAGGCCTCCAAAAAAGGAGGCCCCCTTGGAAAGCTGCTTCTGATGGGGAAGGAGGTTCGAGAGCTGAGACTTCACTTTGTGGAGTACAGCATACTGATATTCCAGGCACTCCACTCCCCTAACTTCGTCTCCAGGACCTTTTTCGGGGACAGGGACAAAAAAGCCCAGCTTTGCAGGGTCATAGCCAACGGGACCACCGGAGGGGCGGCCTGGGCGGAGGAGATTCCCCAGGAACTCGAGGAGCGGACGGTGCCGGAGGATCAGGTGCAGGGGAGCCAGTTTTCCCTGGACCAGCTCACCGGAAGGGGACAGAAGCTGGTCCTTCGGGTCCTCAGGAGGAGGATAGGAGGTCTTCCTGAGGTTACCCTTAAAGAGGCGATATCGGTCTACCGTCCCTTTTACGTCGCCCTCTACGGCGAGGCGGTGGAGGGAACCAAGATACGCTATCTTCCCATAGCCGCCGACGGCTGGGGAACACATCGGACTTTTTGAAGATGCAAAGGGAGGGACTATTTTGATCACTGAAGAGATAAAAAAAATAAGCTGGCGTCAGGCTCCCTCCATATCGAAGGTTGTGTTAGGAGGGCCGATCTCCATCGAGGAAGTGGTGGCGGTGGCCCATCACGGTGCCAAGGTGGAGTTCGGAGAGGAATATACAGAGAGGGTGAACCGTTGCAGGGCCCACGTGGATCGTTTCTCCAAAGAGGAGAAGGCCATCTACGGCATAACCACAGGGCTGGGTGAGAACTGGAACAGGTTCATATCCCAGGAGGACAGGGAGATAGTCCAGAGAAACCACGTCCTTTCCCATTCCTGCTCGGTGGGAGAGCCTCTGGAGGAAGAGTGCGTAAGAGCCATGATGTTCGTCATGCTCCAACACTTCGGTTCGGGACATACGGGAATGAGCATGGCCCCTCTTGAGCTTTTGGCCGGAATGCTCAACGCCGGAGTCGTTCCGGTGGTGCCAGGACACGGATCGGTCGGCTATATATGCTACGAGGCCCATATCGGCTCGGTCCTCATAGGAGAGGGACAGGCGGTGTACGGTGGGCGGAGGATGAAGGGATCGGAGGCCCTGAAGGCTTCGGGACTGGATCCGGTGGTGCTTTCCACCAAAGAAGGTCTGACCATAGTATCGGGGACCACCTCGGTGACCGCCATAGGGGCCCTCGGCCTATACGATTCCCTTATGATAGCCCAGACCGCCGACGTCGCAGGAGCCATGTCGCTGGAGGTCTTAAAGGGAACCCTGATGGCGATGGACCCACGGATTCAGGAGGTTCGGCCCCACAGACACCAGGGGGACACGGCCTCCAACGTCCGGCGGCTCCTTGAGGACAGCGAAATCGAGAGGACCTACCGAGGACATCGGGTCCAGGACGCCCTGTCCCTTCGGTGTATCCCTCAGCTACACGGTGCGGCAAAGAAAATACTCACAGACGGGCTTGAGACGGTGTCGGTTGAGCTTAACTCGTCGGTGGACAATCCCCTCATATTCGACACCGAAGACGGAGGCGAGGCCCTTATGGGATGCAACGCCGACGGATCTTACGTGGGAATGGCCTGCGACTGCGCAATAATAGCCCTTACAGGCCTCGCCAAAATGTCCGAGAGGCGACTGGACAGGACGGTGAACCACCACGTCAGCGAGCTTCCCGCCTTTTTGAACGCAAACCCCGGCTTCAACAACGGCCTGATGATACCTCAGTACGCCGCCGCAGGGCTTTTAGGGGAGATGAAAACCTTAAGCCACCCTTCCACGGTGGACAACGGCTTCACCTGCGCCAATCAGGAGGACTATACCAGCATGGGAGCCAACGCGGCGATCAAGCTCTACAGAGGGGCCTCTTTGGCGAAGTACATACTCTCGATTGAGATCCTGAACGCCTGTCAGGCCCAGGATTTTTACGACATAGCCCCCTCCCCCGCCACTAAGGCGGTCCACGACAGGGTAAGGCAGGAGGTCCCAAAGGTGGAACAGGACACCTTTATGTCTCCCCTCATGGAGGCCATAGCGAGGATGGTGAAAGACGGCGAGATCCTCTCCGCCGCCGAGTCGGTGACAGGACCTCTGGAGTTTTAATTATCAGAACCAAGAAGAAGATAACGTAACGAAAAATTCAATTATCCCTAAAAAGAGCGACGCCGGTCTCTGAGAGATCGGCGTCGCTCTTTATAGTCAGTGATCAGCTATCTCTATTCCGATTTAAGCGCCTTAAAGGCCTCTACCACCAGCAACAATGCCAGGAGGAAGAGTATCGACGCCACCCCGGCAAGGAGATAGTTGGGCTGTGCCAATCCAAGCCATCCCTTGATGAGGATGAATAGGGCCATCATGGTGGTGACAAGCATGAACCAGAAGGGGGCCATAAGGAAATTGGCGTTCTTCTTCAGTCCTCTTACCACCCAGACGCCGATGGAGAGCAGGGCCAGAGCTGCGACCATCTGGTTAGCCGCTCCGAAGATGGGCCATATAGCCTTCCAGGCCGGAATGGGGTTGCCTGCCGCATCATGGGTCTTGACCATCACGAGGGCCAGGGCCGCAACCACAGCTATTATGGTGGCGACATACTTGTTGATCTTCATCCCGGAAAGCTCCTGGATCTGATAACGGGCCAGTCGGGTTGCCGTATCCAGAGAGGTAAGCAGGAAACTGTTAATAGCGATAGCACCGAGACGGGTTCCAAGAACCGGATCAATCCCCACCAAAGAGGCGAACTTACCGAAACCCTCGGCGAAGGTGACCACCGGTCCACCCTTCACTATGGAACCGGCTACCATAAGGGTACCGATGGCGATACAGGCTACGAGGCCCTCCATAAGCATGGAGCCGTATCCCACCACGACGGCGTCGGTCTCCTTACGAAGCTGTTTGGAGGTGGTTCCGCTTCCGACCAGAGAGTGGAAACCGGAGATGGCCCCACAGGCCACTATGACGAACATCATGGGCCACATGGGCTGTCCCTTTATGCCGAAGTAATCGACGCCGGACTTCATCATCGGGATCGCTCCGCTGTCGAACTTGCTGCCCAAAAGCATACCGATGGCGCCTATTATAACCGCGAAATACAGAAAGTATGACGCAAGATAGTCTCTGGGCTGGAGCAGAAGCCAAACCGGCAGAACCGAGGCGGCCAGGATATAGAAACCGAGAATGTAGTTCCAGGTCGTATTGGGGAGCTTGAACATCTCCACTATGGCCTGACTGTCAGAGCCCTTCACACAGGCCACCGCGACGATAGCCAGCATGACCACAGTCACCATCCAAAGAGGAGCGTGGAACTTATAGATGAGCATACCGGAAATAACGGCCATGCAGATATAGAGACATCCGACGAAGGCGACTATGGGGTCGGCTGCGAAGGTGTTAGCCGAGAGAACCAAGAAAACCGCTACGACCAGGATGAGGGCCAGTATGGTGAACCAAAGGAAGAGAACCTTCCCCTTATGGCCTATCCAGCGCTCGACGACCTCTCCAACCGACTTACCGTCGTGGCGCATGGAGGAGACCAACGCTCCCATATCGTGAGGTCCACCGAGGAAGGTGGATCCTACGATACACCACAGGAGGGTAGGAAGCCATCCGAACATGGAAGCCGCGACGATGGGGCCGGTTATGGGACCGGCACCTGCGATTGAGGCGAAGTGGTGTCCCAGAAGGACCGCCGGATGGGCCGGACAATAGTCGATACCGTCGAACATGCACTCCGCAGGAGTCTTGTTATCGTCGTTAAGGTCGTAGACCTTGGCCATGAAAGACCCGTAAACTCTGTAACCGATTACAAACACAACAGCTGACACTATAAACATAAACGCAAAATTCATTGTCACACCCCCACTATCCAAATAAGTATAAACCTAAAAAATGACGTCACACAGCAAAAGAATCGTTTCCCTGCAACTCACCTCCTTCTTCGACGTCCTGATTCACCAACTCCCACGCCTTATCTACCAAAGGCGTGAGATCCTTTATCTTCCTGTATCCCTCTCCCATGGGAGAATAACGATAGGTCTCCAGATACCCCCTAAATCCCATGGTGAAAGCCTTGACCTTTTTCTCGAAATGGTCTTCGTCGGAGACGAACAGCACCCTCTGGATCATGACATCCTTTATTGGCCTCCAGCTTGATCTAACCAAATCCACAGACTTTTGGTCGTATTTCCAGAGGATATAATCGTCGGCGTAGTAACGAGCCACCTCTCCCATCAATCCAGCCTTTATGAAAGCGACCCTTCTATATACCCCCGACAGCCCGTCGCAGGACCAAGGCTCGAAGCGCCAGCAATCCCAAACATCGGAGGCTTCGGCCAAAACTGAGAGATCAACCATCCCATCCACCCCTCTCAAGCTGCACATTTTATACATCATACACACTTTACAGGTGAACTATATCACCATTCCACTGTTTCATCAAAGCGAAAAAAACATACTTTTCTTACGTTACAAGTATACGACTCAAACGCCCTACAGTGAAGCGTAAAAGATGGATACAAACGTCGGAGAAGACTTTTTACGAGGGGTTGATTTATCGGAGCTCGGGTTATATAATGCAACTCGTCAAGTTATTGGGCGGCTAGCTCAGCGGAAGAGCACTTCCCTCACACGGAAGGGGTCACTGGTTCGAACCCAGTGTCGCCCACCAACAATAGCAAGGGCTCCAGCGATTTCGCCGGAGCCCTTTTTAAATTAATCACTACCATCCACCGTTAGGACGCCACGAGGCTATCAAATGCTGAGAGAAATCCAATATGTACGACTCAGCGAGTCCGTATACCATAACTACCCCATCTAAATCAGAGGTCTGTCTTATATCGCTACCGTTTCTGAGCCCAAGTTTCCCATTCCACTCTTTCCATCCCATAGAACCGTACCATTCGGGAATAAAGGTGGACAGACCCATAATATCCATTCCCATAGACTTACAGACGAGGCAAGATTCGGCCATAACGGCACGACCATATCCCAGTCCCTGCTTAGTCGGACGGGTCGCAACGGCATCTATATATCCCGCCCTCATAGGACCATGCTCTCCAATCCAGAACGTCCTCTCCGTAACCACACAATGTGATGAAAGATCCCCCGAGTCGTCGTTCAACATCACGTGAACTCCGGAAGGTCCCACAAAGTCGAATAACTCGTCAAAAGGGCTTCCAAAGGCGAGGGAGCACAGCTCTAAAATGCCTCCACGAGTTTCGGAGGATAATTCGTCGGTCCTAAAAGTCGATATCTTCATAGATAACACTCCTCCAAAAAACATAACACGGTACCATCAGCTCAAAAGCTTCAACACGTTCTCGTGGATCTGGTTCGAGTGGGCCAGAACCGACATGCCCGACTGGACCAGTATGTTGAGTTTCGTGAACTCCATCATCTCCTTGGCCAGATCGGCATCCACGATCCTGGATTTAGAGGCGGTCAGATTCAAAGACGCCGTGTCCAGGTTGGTTATGGTGTGCTCCAGACGGTTTATTTGAGCTCCTATTATCGCTCTTTGAGATGATACTGCGTCGAGAGCGCTGTCCAACACTGTTATACTCCTTGCGGCCTCTTCCCTGGTCCTCACGTCCAGACCGTCTATTCCAAGGGCTTCTGAGGACATATCTCCCAGGTGAAGATCGACGTCCTCCCCCTCGTCGGCTCCTATCTGAAGGAAGGCAGAATTATCAGCCAGATGAACGTAATGTTCGAATACCGAGTTACGATCGCCCTCGAAGGTTCCCCTTTCATCGTTGTAGACCACCCGGTTCAACCCTATATCGCCTGATATATCCAGTGATATGCCGTTGGCTATCACAGCGGAGATTCTGTCACCAGCCTGAACTTTCGTACCGCTGGAGACGGTCTTCCCGTTGTGAGCGTCCGATACGGTCAATCGAAACTGCGCTTCCTCGGCCTCCTGTATTGTGGCAAAACCCAGAGCCTTCATCAGATCCTCGCTTCCGTAAAAATGAAGCTGTTTATCCTTTCCGGATATCACCGAATGGGCCAAAAGAGTCGAGACCACCGACTCGTTCGCGCTCTCCCCTGGAACCTTGTTGACGAACTGAAGGATCTCGTTTTTATCCCTTTCATCCATCAGGCCGGGACTATAGCCGTAGGGAACCGTGTCGTCTTCGCCTCTCAGCTGTCCATCGTTTTGCATCAGCAGATCCAGCCATATTCGCTCGGAGATATCCTCCGCCAGCTTGCCGACCTCCGCCGTGGAGCCAAGAGACACGGATATCTCTCGATCATCCTGCCGAACGGTAAGGGATTCCATATTACCGTCCAGGATATACCTTCCGTTGGCATCGTAGAACTGAGCGATATCCTCGACACGACTGTAGTAATGGGCCTTACCGGCATCCATACCTTCCTCATATATAACATCGAAGGACAATGCGTCATCGATGACATCGTCTCCGTCGGGGTGATAATCATCGAACATCAGAGACAAGGTGCCATCCATCACCTGATTCTTATGGAAATTACCCCCAGAAGGGTTAGCTATGTTGTTGGCCAGCTGATATATACCCAAATCTACCTTGGAATTATCCAACACTCCCTCGTCGAAGCGGAAGGCGTGGGGCATATTAGTGCCCCTGTTGTCGGAGAACAGGTCTATCTCATCTATATCGGGCTGAAGCGCCGGGTCGGTCTGTTGCTGGTCTTCGCTTAGACCGTCCTCAAAACCACTGGCCGTCAAGGATAGGGTGAACCTGTCCCCATCGGTCCAGTTCTCAAAATCCCCCAGGGTGAACTCATCGAAGAAGAGACCTCCGAAGTCCGAATCCCTGAAAAGCACCACTGGATTGACGACCTCCGCCGGAAGAACGGGCGGCTGAACAGAGGTATC from Dethiosulfovibrio russensis carries:
- a CDS encoding carbon starvation CstA family protein, giving the protein MNFAFMFIVSAVVFVIGYRVYGSFMAKVYDLNDDNKTPAECMFDGIDYCPAHPAVLLGHHFASIAGAGPITGPIVAASMFGWLPTLLWCIVGSTFLGGPHDMGALVSSMRHDGKSVGEVVERWIGHKGKVLFLWFTILALILVVAVFLVLSANTFAADPIVAFVGCLYICMAVISGMLIYKFHAPLWMVTVVMLAIVAVACVKGSDSQAIVEMFKLPNTTWNYILGFYILAASVLPVWLLLQPRDYLASYFLYFAVIIGAIGMLLGSKFDSGAIPMMKSGVDYFGIKGQPMWPMMFVIVACGAISGFHSLVGSGTTSKQLRKETDAVVVGYGSMLMEGLVACIAIGTLMVAGSIVKGGPVVTFAEGFGKFASLVGIDPVLGTRLGAIAINSFLLTSLDTATRLARYQIQELSGMKINKYVATIIAVVAALALVMVKTHDAAGNPIPAWKAIWPIFGAANQMVAALALLSIGVWVVRGLKKNANFLMAPFWFMLVTTMMALFILIKGWLGLAQPNYLLAGVASILFLLALLLVVEAFKALKSE
- a CDS encoding sodium:solute symporter family protein is translated as MLGTIDNVIILFFVMLILGIGYYFSKTAKNMESYYLANRSLPWSLVVGTLAASWYGGIGVVGTVGYAAVYGISTWTIWSIGAHLVRMPLALWVGPRIQIRTDITVPDLLESLYGRKVALIGAIMMFFVCAQIGEITAVGYIGQAAWGVSNVTAGTVMVVIVVVLTVLGGLMGVAVTDMIMFFCMVFGVTMVFPGLFTEIGGWEGLRQALGENVKLVDPTGGMGFWKAVMLVIFCFSPYADPTFYQRFSASNSPKVGRRALLTCFCIWIAFDIVICTTGVIVKALHPTAQPEVAYVQVVLENLPIGIRALFIVGLVGAIISTLDSYYLVGGTTLANDIYARYKGIGTLPQKTIVNYTRAAVVMLGVIGLSLAFKFTLVYDAFLFVGSIWMSAAFVPIVGGLVGKGRKTELGGLMSMLVGGAIFGILKVFPDITVIEPLVLSLPASFIAWQIGNRFGVDRSDLSAR
- a CDS encoding GNAT family N-acetyltransferase, which translates into the protein MKISTFRTDELSSETRGGILELCSLAFGSPFDELFDFVGPSGVHVMLNDDSGDLSSHCVVTERTFWIGEHGPMRAGYIDAVATRPTKQGLGYGRAVMAESCLVCKSMGMDIMGLSTFIPEWYGSMGWKEWNGKLGLRNGSDIRQTSDLDGVVMVYGLAESYILDFSQHLIASWRPNGGW
- a CDS encoding HAL/PAL/TAL family ammonia-lyase; protein product: MITEEIKKISWRQAPSISKVVLGGPISIEEVVAVAHHGAKVEFGEEYTERVNRCRAHVDRFSKEEKAIYGITTGLGENWNRFISQEDREIVQRNHVLSHSCSVGEPLEEECVRAMMFVMLQHFGSGHTGMSMAPLELLAGMLNAGVVPVVPGHGSVGYICYEAHIGSVLIGEGQAVYGGRRMKGSEALKASGLDPVVLSTKEGLTIVSGTTSVTAIGALGLYDSLMIAQTADVAGAMSLEVLKGTLMAMDPRIQEVRPHRHQGDTASNVRRLLEDSEIERTYRGHRVQDALSLRCIPQLHGAAKKILTDGLETVSVELNSSVDNPLIFDTEDGGEALMGCNADGSYVGMACDCAIIALTGLAKMSERRLDRTVNHHVSELPAFLNANPGFNNGLMIPQYAAAGLLGEMKTLSHPSTVDNGFTCANQEDYTSMGANAAIKLYRGASLAKYILSIEILNACQAQDFYDIAPSPATKAVHDRVRQEVPKVEQDTFMSPLMEAIARMVKDGEILSAAESVTGPLEF